A single genomic interval of Pomacea canaliculata isolate SZHN2017 linkage group LG5, ASM307304v1, whole genome shotgun sequence harbors:
- the LOC112565336 gene encoding mucin-21-like isoform X2: protein MEKTNVQRESGDTDAEREQAATIIQAFYRGYRVRKELKKKEKEEQQKEEKEEQQKEEKEQQKEEEEQQQKEEKEQQKEEKEEQQKEEEEQQQKEEDAGSSPTKPWLSGTMRKVIKVAAPVAVGVGAVVATPVVIGALGFGTAGIAAGSVAAKGMSLAATTGYGMSVIAGLQSIGAAGLTTFQALTVGGAVATGVRVGISGSDSSSTTSSSSDSSSTTTTTTTTSSDSSSTTTTATTTTSSDSSSTTTTSSSDSSSTSSGTEDKKKTP from the exons ATGGAAAAGACCAATGTCCAAAGGGAGTCAGGTGACACTGATGCTGAGAGAGAGCAGGCTGCAACAATAATTCAGGCATTTTACCGTGGCTACAGAGTAAGAAAGgaactaaaaaagaaagaaaaagaagaacaacaaaaggaagaaaaagaagaacagcaaaaggaagaaaaggaacaacaaaaggaagaagaagaacaacaacaaaaggaagaaaaagaacaacaaaaggaagaaaaagaagaacaacaaaaggaagaagaagaacaacaacaaaaggaagaagacgCAGGCAGCAGCCCGACGAAGCCCTGG TTATCGGGAACCATGAGAAAGGTGATTAAGGTCGCAGCTCCGGTGGCAGTAGGAGTGGGGGCTGTGGTAGCGACTCCGGTGGTGATTGGAGCCCTTGGTTTTGGAACAGCTGGCATTGCTGCTGGGTCTGTGGCTGCCAAAGGAATGTCGCTAGCGGCTACAACCGG GTACGGCATGTCGGTGATTGCCGGTCTTCAGTCCATCGGAGCTGCAGGGCTGACGACCTTCCAGGCCCTCACGGTGGGGGGCGCTGTGGCCACAGGTGTTCGTGTAGGCATCAGCGGCAGCGACAGTAGtagcaccaccagcagcagcagcgacagcagtagcaccaccaccaccaccaccaccaccagcagcgacagcagtagcaccaccaccaccgccaccaccaccaccagcagcgacagcagtag caccaccaccaccagcagcagcgacagcagtAGCACCAGCAGCGGCACCGAGGACAAGAAAAAGACCCCGTGA
- the LOC112565336 gene encoding histone H3.v1-like isoform X1 has protein sequence MEKTNVQRESGDTDAEREQAATIIQAFYRGYRVRKELKKKEKEEQQKEEKEEQQKEEKEQQKEEEEQQQKEEKEQQKEEKEEQQKEEEEQQQKEEDAGSSPTKPWLSGTMRKVIKVAAPVAVGVGAVVATPVVIGALGFGTAGIAAGSVAAKGMSLAATTGYGMSVIAGLQSIGAAGLTTFQALTVGGAVATGVRVGISGSDSSSTTSSSSDSSSTTTTTTTTSSDSSSTTTTATTTTSSDSSSTTTTSSSDSSSTTTTTSSSDSSSTSSGTEDKKKTP, from the exons ATGGAAAAGACCAATGTCCAAAGGGAGTCAGGTGACACTGATGCTGAGAGAGAGCAGGCTGCAACAATAATTCAGGCATTTTACCGTGGCTACAGAGTAAGAAAGgaactaaaaaagaaagaaaaagaagaacaacaaaaggaagaaaaagaagaacagcaaaaggaagaaaaggaacaacaaaaggaagaagaagaacaacaacaaaaggaagaaaaagaacaacaaaaggaagaaaaagaagaacaacaaaaggaagaagaagaacaacaacaaaaggaagaagacgCAGGCAGCAGCCCGACGAAGCCCTGG TTATCGGGAACCATGAGAAAGGTGATTAAGGTCGCAGCTCCGGTGGCAGTAGGAGTGGGGGCTGTGGTAGCGACTCCGGTGGTGATTGGAGCCCTTGGTTTTGGAACAGCTGGCATTGCTGCTGGGTCTGTGGCTGCCAAAGGAATGTCGCTAGCGGCTACAACCGG GTACGGCATGTCGGTGATTGCCGGTCTTCAGTCCATCGGAGCTGCAGGGCTGACGACCTTCCAGGCCCTCACGGTGGGGGGCGCTGTGGCCACAGGTGTTCGTGTAGGCATCAGCGGCAGCGACAGTAGtagcaccaccagcagcagcagcgacagcagtagcaccaccaccaccaccaccaccaccagcagcgacagcagtagcaccaccaccaccgccaccaccaccaccagcagcgacagcagtagcaccaccaccaccagcagcagcgacagcagtagcaccaccaccaccaccagcagcagcgacagcagtAGCACCAGCAGCGGCACCGAGGACAAGAAAAAGACCCCGTGA